GCCAatgaattttcaattttttatcttgaattttcattcataatattttgtattttattttaattggtaAATCTTGATTTGAAACATTCGAATAAGTcattaaaaatatgtaaaaatgttTCTAGAAAGTTATTTAAATATCATGGTAAGAGATGAAACTTATTTATAACTTTGTTTTAGTCATCTcatcaataaattatttaataaaattttcatgaaaaattgtttatgaaattgtcacttcaagattttaaaaaatggagTATGAAtgtatgattattttttttatgttgtacTCGAATAAAAACTTCGTCAAAGAAATTTATATGGGTTTTTTCTGTCAAATgacaatttataatatttaaattattattattattatttttttttaaatgttttgtttttttaaaaaaattgataaaataaatatcgtattttatcatttaaaaactctattttttcaaattcatttcAAACCTAAGAAAAGGCAGATATGACCCTACTTATAATTTATCTCTACTTgagcaaaatatatatttataacaattgtttaatcattattattattagatggcaaatacttgtgtgagacgatatcacgtgttgtattttgtgagacagatatcttattttggccatccataaaaaattattaatttttatgctaatatcattaccttttattgtgaatatcggtagggttaatccgtttcacatataaagattcgtgaaaccatcTCACAAAAAACATATTCTTATTAGAAAACTGTGGAACACGCGATAAGTGTGTTCCATTAAAACAAAAGAATGAAGTAGTTTTtctatttgattttaaaaaaatatataaaatttaaaattgaaatgataagagataaaataaaatataaataaatcatttattataatataataaagccATTCAGTTATGCCATCTCTAAGCTTATTTATCTCCAATGGGGCTGCGTTATTTCAACTccatttctcctttttttttaaataaatttttaatttttttatttatatttattatgaatatttgtttttaaattataaattttatttaaataataatataatatttattttattatgttaacaattagatatttaatcataaaaattataaattaataatttttgatttttaaaatattttttatttatttagttattaatatttaaaaactaattcgtttttatgatttttaattaatataatgtaatataaataaaagaaaatttaatataacaataaaattcataagtaaaataaaaagaatatttcgagaatattctttttggtgtaagatttgaagtaaatgggttggagatgaatattgtatttggtgcagaaatcgcactattttagtgtaaaatttacaccaaaatagattttgtggttggagaTGACCTTAGTTTGATAAGATAAATAGTGATTCAggtaaattaaaaatcacatcattattttatatattttgtatagAGTATTCTATTAATTATGatgataaatataataataatgttaataatttgattttgtttaaaaaagtaaactataattgttattttgatgatatgtgtatatttatttagattttaagttttggaaaatacatttttcgtatatttataaaaattttatatgtttgtttaaattttaaatttgtataaatataaatatatatatatatatatttacttatataaatatttaaattataaatatttttacttatataaatatttaaaatatttaaaatctttataatttaaaatgtgttatttaatttttgtataatttaacGATTTTTCTGTACGATTAGATTTAATTGATTGAACcagttaatttattttcaaagtaAATCGATTTGATTCTAGGTCTGattataaaaaattgattaatatCACAAAATTCATAGATTGCCGAACCCCGGGAAATCATAGGATTAAATTTCAAATCCGATAGGTTTAATTCTGCTGATCCTGACCGTCAAAAGTTTTGTGAAATCAACAGTTACAATCCATGATCCGGGTTTCCTAGAATGCACCAATCATAGCGACCTTCTGTACACTATATATCGTTTGTTGCCCCGAAAAGACTCATTGCACACTCGGACACAGCAATTCCAATTTCAGcttttcacaattttcatttcCTCTCTGTGCGATTACGATGACGGCGAAAGGAGAGAAGAAGCCAGCTGAGAAGAAGCCAGCGGAGAAGAAGCTCGCCGCCGAGAAGGCCCCCGTTGCAGAGAAGAAGCCGAAGGCCGGGAAGAAACTACCCAAGGACGGCGGCGCCATCGCCGGAGACCATAAGAAGAAGCGCGCGAAGAAGAGCACCGAGACCTACAAGATGTACATCTTCAAGGTGCTGAAGCAGGTCCACCCCGACATCGGGATATCGAGCAAGGCTATGGGGATAATGAACAGTTTCATCAACGACATTTTCGAGAAGCTGGCCCAGGAGGCGTCGCGCCTCGCGAGGTACAACAAGAAGCCGACCGTCACCTCTCGTGAGATCCAGACCTCCGTGAGGCTCGTGCTGCCCGGTGAACTGGCGAAGCACGCCGTCTCCGAGGGGACCAAAGCCGTCACCAAATTCACCAGCTCATGAAGAAATTTTACTGGATTTTTTCCCCGATTTCTTTCTTCTGAATCTTAGGGTTTTGGGTGCTATTGAATGATTCAGGGTTGTTAGGTTTTGGTGACTGACTACATAATTTCTTTGTCATCTTGTTTGATTAACTAATGAAATTGGTGGGTTTATGCATGTTTTCTCTTAATACTATTGATTTGGACTCAATCTAAAAAGTCTGAATTGaatgtgatttttattttgttaagatTTTAACACATTTTTTGTAGCAAGAATTCCTAACTTGAATTTAGTAGCATTTTGGTGCAAGAAACGTGACATTTTTCAGGCTAAAAATCAGTAATCGGTATAAACTGAGGACTCGAAGTTGACGGGCAAGAACAAGAAACGACATGCTGATATTACTCGCAAACACAAGTAAACATGGATTTGAACTGCTAAGTTTATCTGTCTGTACTGATTTCTGGAGATTTTTGTGATTGATTTTGATGTATCCTGTAAATTTTTGGTAACACGAATTGAAAATCTGTGCAACAATAAGTAGTTATCAGTGAGCGTGGAGACTGCGTAAAGGCTAAGAATACACAAATTGTATTTGTGGTTGGTTTAGTCGGGATTTTTGAGCCATTAAAACCGAGTAGTAGTGAATGTTTGTTTGCATGGAATTTGGaattggaaaaaaataatttagaaaattttaatattagatGAGATTTAGGACGACTCCAACGCTGTCATTTTGGCGCAGCGTTCAATGCTCCAACCCCTCTCCCCTACGCCAAATTTGGCGCGGGAGAACCCTgcgccaatttttttttttttttaaatgtgtatttattataaatattagtattaaaaattgtaaatattataaaataataatataatatttattttaataattagatatttaattctaaaaattttaaaaaatataattgttgatttttaaaatatttatttatgttaattattaatatttaaaaactaatttgatttaatgatttttaattaatataatttaatacaataactaaaatgaaaaatataattgaaatacaaatgCAATTTGAAAcacaaaattcaaatacaaatacaataaagaaaaataaatttagaagataaacttaaatattattatttaaatttattaataataaaacattagtcataatttaaatatattaaataaaatataataattaaaatatgtaaagtATATggaatatttcgagaatattctttttggtgtaagatttgaagtaaatgtgttggagatggatgttgtatttggtgcagaaatgacactattttagtataaaatttacaccaaaatagattttgtggttgaaGATGATCTTAGTTAGTATTTgtaaatgttaaaaaataaattttttttagtgtttGTAAACACTCTTCAACTTACTTTAACTAACTGAAATCCCTCGTTTAGAAAAGTTATAACTTGTAAATTAGGATGAAAATACAATATAAATCTCTTGTTTTCTGATTCGTTCATCCACTTTCCTCATTTTTATTCATACTTTGTCGATCTATTCGATCTGTTTGACTTCAAGTTTTCCCAACAAATTCCAAGTTCTTGCAAATAGTAAATAACCCAAGTCATCCTCCTTTCTTTGTTCTATGAAGTTGTATGATAGAGCCAtttgatttttgattttacAACTAATCTAGCAAGTGGGTTTAGTCAGATCTTAAAGACCAATGGTTtgtcaaaaatttttatttaacttgtggatttttttacaagaaatttacaTGTTTAGATTGATGATTTTGCTAAGCATTTCAGTCAAATAGAGTGTGAGGAATCGTGGAATTGAAACTAGAACTGTATCTTAGAAACCGAAACCAAATTGTAGACTTATGGTTCGGTTCCGGTTATCTTAGAAACCGAAACCAAATTGTAGACTTATGGTTCGGTTCCGATAAAAACCGGAACCGGAACAAATCAAGCCAAACCGTAAATTAATACTAAATTTGAAGAAATTATAGCGTACACCTTAGATAATCCAATAAATTTGTATTAGAACtgaggtaaaaacttgtgtgagacagtctcacgggtcgtattttgtgagatgaatatctcatttgagtcatctataaaaaaaattattattttttatgctaaaagtattactttttattgcgaatatcggtaggattgacccgtctcacagataaagattcatgatatcgtctcacaagtGATCTACTTCATAACTGAAAGCATATGAAATTGAACCGAAATCGTAATCGTTTGATTTCATGTTCCAACTTTAATTGGTCGATTATGTAATTGGAACTATTGGTTTAGAACCGTAATCAAGGCTGAAGTAAAAGGtgtcatatataaaaaaaatttatacacaATTCCAAAGTTTTTGGTAATTTGAACATTCAATATTTAAAGTCTTTAttggttttatttatttttaattgagataatattaattaattatagtaTTGTCATTATTATCTATCaaaatgattaataaaataaagaatttggGTTCGGGTGTCCGAACTATAGAATAAATTAGTGTTTGattaataattcaaaattttattttctttaacaatattttatgaaattatccAATATAATTTATGTGGTTAACGTGGTTGTAAGCACAGATTTAGGGAATGGGCGAATGAGAATTTGTGTTTAAAAGCTAAAACCATGAAGTTTTGTTTATTTCATCGGACGCATGCATCCCACTCCCAGTGCTACTGGATTCATCGCACACCACACCTTGCTATCCATTCCCTCTGCGAAGCAGCACCTCATCTCGAAAAACTGGTTACTCGATTCACCTGATAGCTGATTTTTTACAGATTAATTGTTGAAAATGGCATCATTTTGCTGCGCGCATTCAAATCCAATTTCGTTCATCTTCAAGAACCCTAGAAATTCAAATTCCCAGCATGTATCCGTATTGTCAAGGTTAGACGATTCTTTCGGATCCAGGCTCCGAGTTATGGCGGATTCTGCTCCCAGAGCGAAGTTTGTGGCTCGCCGAACCCAATCCGTTTCCGTAAGGCAGCTACAACGCCCCCTGAGTAACGAATACATACTCTCATACTGTTctactatttttttttggttttgaatGATGTGCGATGCGGTGATGAGGGGAATGATTATTCAGGTGATTGTAGAGCTTGCCCGGTGTTTTTGAAGTTGGTGTTATTTAATGGTATCTAATGTGTGATATTTATGTGCATTCTACGTTTTCGCAGCATGCTTAGACTGTTTTTTTCACTAAATCTTCATTgcaatttttcaataaaattattaagttGGTTGTTAAGTGATGTAATGTTTTCTTAAATAATGTAAATTTTATAAGAACGTGTGGTTTTCTGTAAACGGATCTGTAGTGTTGTAATTGTATTATTCAAGACTGATGTGATAATTATTTGGCATTCTTGAATGGTGAATTGCTCAACTTAAATGTTTGAGTTGTGTTGGTTGTTTCTCAGTTGAGTATATGCGCCTGCCGGCAAGTCAGTACTCGGTACTGGATGCTGAGAGAATAGAGCGGGTGGATGATAGCACATTCAGGTGTTACGTCTATAGATTTAAGTTTTTTGCGTTTGAAGTGTGCCCTGTTTTGTTGGTGAAAGTGGAGGAGCAGCCTAATGGTTGCTGCATTAAGCTCTTGTCCTGTAAGGTATCACCTTCTTTTCTGCCGATTCTGTTGTGTTTCATGAACTCTGGCTGTATTTATTCTTCTATATAAATTATTGTTGATGCCATAAATGAAAACTGCATGGACATTGATCCAAGAGTTGTGCTGGGGAAATTCTTGTTTCCTTGCATTTATGCCCTATCCCACTGTTTGACAGAGATTATGGATATTTATGTGGTGATTAACTGTGGTGATGTTTATGTCAGCTCGAGGGCTCACCAATTGTTGTTGCACAGAATGACAGATTTGACGGTAAgcatgtttttgtatttgcattTCGTTATTAAAGTATGCTAATTCACTCTTCCAAAAGAACTGTTTCGTGTTCGTTACCTTTTCCATTCACATTGGCATTCTGTTTGGAACAATTTTTTCAGTTCTAGTCAGTCactcaaaaaataatttatgttgAAAGTTCAGATTAAGAAACTTGCttactatatattattttttacagaAGGAGTTTAAGAATCAAATTTGGAATGAGATTTAACCCCTGGTTGTTAAAGCTAACACTGAGTATACCTAATATTCCTGATGAGCAAATTTCATTTGACTCCTAAGAATATTAAGAGTTGTGATTCTATTACTACGATAATGGTAAGTTTGAGGGATCATATCCGAACGAATCTTGAATCACGCATTtaaagaaaatcaaatttcagattggataatttataaataactcAAGATCGTGGTGGGCCTTCTACACAGTTTGAGAATCATAGTTCTTGGAAAATCGAAGAGTGTGATTAATTCATATGACAATAAATTGTGAATATAATTCTTGAAGTTGTAATTATTATTGGAAATTAGACTTTAGGGTTTACTATTTAGTAGCGTACTATAAGGAATATACTAAGAGGAAATCACATTCTGTAATTAATCTCCTATGTAACTAAAAATAGCCCAACACTCGtatgtaaagaaaattttatctgCCTAGTGCCTATCCTACCTAATGTAGCCTCTTTTCTTTTACATTTTATcttaatattgatttatttgTGTATTTACCCCAAAATTAAGAAGTATGACAATGATTCATTGCTTTAGGAATTGTGTTTCCATGCCATGAGACGGTGTCGGTGTTATCCACCTCTTATAATTGAAATACAATACAATTATGTTGTTTAGtgctttttttaaattttgaattaaattatataatttttccaGGAGTTCTTTGACACTAATTTGGTATGGGCATGCAGCTTCAATGGAGAACAAGATATCATGTGATAGCACAAGAAGAGACATATCGGTTCAGAATCTTACATCAAATGCAGTCATAGAGGTAATGATTAGCAAGGgttttgtttatgttatataagTAGTTGAATAGAATCTAATCGATTTCCTCAAATTATTTTGTGACGTTGGTATGTACCTTAAAGGTCAACGTAGAAGTTCCTTTTGCATTTCGAGCAATCCCGACACAGGCCATTGAATCTACGGGCTCTCAAGTGCTAGAACAGATATTGAAGGCGATGCTTCCCCGGTTTATGTCGCAGGTTTATTGACATAAATATCCATTAAGTTTTTTTGTTGCGTTTTATTACAAGCTAGTGTGATTGCTCTCCTGCCTTAGTCATTCTCATCATTTTCTCCACTCATGAAATGGAGATAAATGAGTTGAGGTAAAGAAAGAGTACTATTTAATTCGGGGAGTCACTTCCAGGGTCTCATTTTCTGAATCATTGTTTTTGGTTTGTTCAGTGGTGTGtactgtgttttttttttttgggcacaAATAACGTGGTTTCTTGCCCTTATGAATTTGTTTCCAGTTAGAGAAGGATTATACTGCTTGGGCTTCCGGAGACACATCTAGGCAGCCTCTTGGGACGGGCCAGATTTAAATTCTAGTGCGAGTTGTGAGTGAACTTCTGTAATATGTAGTGTAGACTATTTGATTAATTTGGGTACATCAACATGATTTTGTTTCTATTGTTATTTTCGTATCATGTTCATCCGAATGCATATTTAGTCAAGTTCAATTATGAAATTGCTTGTGTTAGCATAAATGTGAGACTAGCTAAATGTTGGCTTTGTAAAAACCTTTTAAGCATAATCTTTTGAGGTAAAATGGGTATTTGATAAATGACAACTTTTCATCTTCGTATCCTTGCATTTGTAATCTTGTATTGATGAGCTTCGTAGTGCTAGAATGGTCCAAAGACCGTGACACACATTTTTCCGACACTTATATCTGAGTTGTCAAGGTGATAATGTTCATACTGGTCACTTATATCTAAGTTTTCATGGTGCCTTGCATGGTACCGACAACGATATGTGCATTTCTTGGAATGAGATTTGAAAGGAGGATAATCAAGTTACTTGTCAAGGTTAAGGTAGGTCCAAGGATGCAAGGTTGGACTCTTAAAATAGCTAAAGTTGTTATTCTACTATGGTATTTGTGAAACCTGGGGACTGGACACAGATAATAATATGCTATGAATAACTCTTTGGAAGTAAGTAAATTCAACTTGAATTTAACTGCATGCGACATGTTATGAGAATGCGAGATATTATGAGAAACTATGGTTCAAGGAAAATCTCGTGTTAATAATTCATTTTTGGTccattatcttttttttttttttttggtcttttTGCCGATGTGACATAACGCTCGAATTCAAAGTGTTACATCAGCTGTCTCACAAAAAAACGATTAAAGTTATCAAATATTGAAAGGTAAATAATTAAgattaattttgattatatataatacTAAAATTGCAAAGGGTCAAatatagataattaaaattactataattttccttaaaaagtATATTTATTGAGCTTCTAGTTCTGCTATTCTTTTGAACacattaaaagtattttttccTCATCATTTTACACGAACACCAAAATGGTTCTCTTTTATTTTACGAAGTACTCAGAAATCTGCTTAATAAAAGATTTTCGTGAGCGAGTGTTTCGGAGTTCAAGATAGTCCAATAATTTTGATAGGCGAAGATACGAGCCCTCGTCTCGGTCTCTGTTATCATGTAAAttatgaaagaaaaaatatggCATTCTAATTTAattcctaaaaaaataaatttatacatgtaattgagataaaaatattgtagtaagataataaaaaaattaaatgttccGAGTATCCAGTACATTATCCTAATTATCAAGTAAAATGTTATAACTATCTAATAAATCATAAGttacaaaaatgaaattttatttcataCAATCTCCTACAAGATACAAATGTCCCTTTCGAAATAATTTCCTGTTTCGGATGGACGGTGAAGGaacaaaaatattaactttTCATAGAGtgtctaaaaaatatataaagaacTTGTATAATCCAATGATATTGAAGGTTTTCTGTATAATTCCAAAAGCCAAATAGGTGGCGGAAAATGATCAGtttaaaaacaaaaaggaagaagaaaatACGAAAGTAAATCGATATACTTTGTGAGTTGTAGTTGGGTGGTTGCTGGATTTCAAGCGATGATGCGAGTCATGAGGCCGGGGagcatataatatatatttgggaAAGGGAAGGGAGACAACTCTGCATTGGCTACTTTTTGAACCTAACGTGGAAGCTCAGTTCTTCTGGACCCTATGCCTTTTCCCTTATGCTAGTGGACATGCATGCACAAATTATTGAACTTTTTGGGTCATGAAACATCATAATATCCGGTCAAGAAACTTTAAATTGACATCATTGTGCAACTTTTGATTAGATTATTTAAAACAACATAGAACGCATCCACTCAATTGCTCAATCTTTAcataatatagtttttttttatgagatggAAACCTGTCATTGATATTATTCGGTGTACACTAGGTAAACATTTGGATTAACGCAATATCTTACAAGTCACATTGGACAAGCTCTGTGTGCAAGCTCGTCCGAAATGGTATTGATATGTGGAATCAAATTCATAACTATTGGTTAAACACTTATTTACTCTATCAACTCGGACACCTGTTGAAAGTCTTGAGACACATAAGTTAGATTATTACATGCCCCATATGTATTTATGGTGCGGGAAATGTAACACAATATGGGAGTAGAAGATTTCATTATTTCTACAATGGAACAGGAAATATAACACAAAATGCGAAAAAATTCGATTAAGTAGGGAAATAGATATGTAGATCActacatatcatatcatactaTTTACCCAAAATATGGTAACTGTTTTACTCACATTACAAGACAAAGACCCCTCTAGTCCTATGAATATCCTAGGTATGGTACAAATACAATTTACATTTGAGATTTGTCTTGTAATGTAAATGTGTTAAGCAACCATTTTCAATcacttgattttgatattttcccCAATAGAGATTAAACATATGCATGTGTGCATGTGAGAGTGAGAGTACAAATATAATGCATGATTTAGCCAAAAAAAATCATGTCCAATATTTATTGTAACAATTCAATAACATTACGCATAGAGTTTTTATTGGcgtaaaaaatttataattatgacAGTGTTAGAAAAGCAGTTGAAATTTGATACAAATAACGTTCATTTGTTAATGTAACTTGAAATGTCACATGAAAGTTTGCACATACATTTTTTCCAGGTCTAGCTTAGAAGTTGCCATCTTTATGAGCTAGGGCAAATTAAATCTCCAAATCAAGTGTCGAAAGCGGCAATTCAACACACTATTAAAAGCCAAATCTAAATGCTCATTATATCCTTAAAAGTTATTATACCCTCTTCGCCGCCCACGCTTAGGTTTTTGTGTGTGGATTCTGCTGTGTACTTATCGCCGTTATTTTCCGTCGAAAATTTGCTTTCTTGGATCTTGTTTTTTTCGTTTTTCTCATGTTATTATGCGTAAAGTTAGGCTTGTGGTTTGGACATTGGACTTTTGTGTGAAACGATGATGGTATGTTGATACGTTGGGTGAAgcgaatttttttgtttttgtcttTTGGTTGTAAAGTGTTGAATTTAGGCTGTGTTAGATAGCGCTGTTTGGTGGAAGTGGAGGTGAATAGGTTAAATGAGGTATGTCTGATATTCAGCAGCAGCTGCAACAGAAACCTGAGAGCACCACCACAAATGATTCACTGTCTGTATTTGAGAGGAATTTGGAGGAGTTCGTGCTTGAACATCATGATGAATGCATGTCCTTCACTTCCTGTAGTTCAGCCCGGCCAACTGTTACTGAGGACGAAGAGGGTGAAGGAGAACTGCTAGccaggaggaggaggaggaggttGGATCTTGATAGTGATGATAGGGCAGAGTCTTCTGCTGCCAGGAGGCGACACTCTAGGGTTTCGAGAAGGTGGGCTGCTCGCCAATCGGAGATGATCACAACGATTGAGAGGAGGAACCGGGAATCTGAGCTGATGGCACTTGCGGGCTTGCACACGGTCTCTTTGCTTGATGCATCATTCTTGAGGGAGTCACAATCCCCAACTCTGAGGCATCAAGGTAATGTGGAGAGGCCAAGCACCCAGGCTCCATCTAGTTTGCAAATGTGGCGGGAGTTGGAGGATGAACACGCTCTTCATCATGCTCAAGAGAGACTGAGGCAGAGGAGAAGCCTAGAATCTACTGCAAATGCATCTATCCATGCGATAGACAGCGGAGAGGGTGAGAATCAAGGCATGGTTGGGGAAGCTAGTGAGAGCGATAATGCCTATGCAATTTGGTCCCACGATTATCGATTGGGGTCACAGACTGTGAGGGGCCATGACAATTCTAGTCACGGGCAGTTTCCTGATCTCGGAGAAGTTGTAAGGGAAAGGGTGAGGCAAATTGTTCATGGGTGGATGGAGAGTGATATTAATGATCCGATCTCCAATGTTATGCAGAGGAATGAGAGTCCTAGAGCTGAATGGCTGGGGGAAACTGAGCGTGAAAGGGCGAGGATTGTTAGACTTGGGATGCAAATGACAAGTCAGCAAGGAGTTTCCCACAGTGGACACGGGGAGGAACAGAATAATGAACCTGGCAGTCAATCTGATCACGCTTTTGAAGGACCAGTCACTGACCATGAGGAAAGGCAGCCTGAGCATATTCACAGTGACATTTTGAGGTTGCGAGGAAGACATGCTCTACTTGATTTGCTTGTCAGATTTGAAAGGGATAGGCAGCGAGAACTACAAGTTTTAATGGAAGACCGTCCTGTTTCTGATTTTGCTCACCACAATCGTATTCATGgtagatatatttttatagagTAGTTCATAAGTATCTTTCACCTTTCATTGAGATGATTGTTTTCTGTACTCTTCATCTGTGTACTTAAGTCATGTCATATATCAGCTTTAACTTATGagttcaatttgaaaatttcatgcTACCAAGAGGATTCAGCAATTTACTCTGTACACTGTAGGTTATTACTGCAAGGATAATGTTTCTTTTATTAGTCTGGTTGTGTGGTGCTCACAACGTTGAGTTGAAGGTAAATTCCATTGAAATAGATCTTATAATCTAGTTAAGCAAATCCTGTTATTTTTTTCCTTCCGTCATCTTGCATTTAACTAATTTGTGCTGTTATGTTGTACTTTTGATTAAACCCTTAACTACTTGTTCTTTGTTTGActaatatcaataatatttgAATCTAGTTGATTGCTTAGGTATAATAATTGGTGAAATTAGTTTTTCtgtgaatattatttaatcaaacaTTCTTGCCACCAAAAGTTTTTC
This window of the Primulina huaijiensis isolate GDHJ02 chromosome 3, ASM1229523v2, whole genome shotgun sequence genome carries:
- the LOC140972291 gene encoding histone H2B-like produces the protein MTAKGEKKPAEKKPAEKKLAAEKAPVAEKKPKAGKKLPKDGGAIAGDHKKKRAKKSTETYKMYIFKVLKQVHPDIGISSKAMGIMNSFINDIFEKLAQEASRLARYNKKPTVTSREIQTSVRLVLPGELAKHAVSEGTKAVTKFTSS
- the LOC140973962 gene encoding uncharacterized protein, which gives rise to MASFCCAHSNPISFIFKNPRNSNSQHVSVLSRLDDSFGSRLRVMADSAPRAKFVARRTQSVSVRQLQRPLIEYMRLPASQYSVLDAERIERVDDSTFRCYVYRFKFFAFEVCPVLLVKVEEQPNGCCIKLLSCKLEGSPIVVAQNDRFDASMENKISCDSTRRDISVQNLTSNAVIEVNVEVPFAFRAIPTQAIESTGSQVLEQILKAMLPRFMSQLEKDYTAWASGDTSRQPLGTGQI